The Deinococcus wulumuqiensis R12 genome has a window encoding:
- a CDS encoding glycosyltransferase family 1 protein, which yields MNVIGKVTVLPQLPPEIARLSELAYNLYWSWTPHAQRLYQDLSPELWERFQHNPVRLLLEVDQERLNAAAQDPAYLERYAQVMADFDAYMGKKDTWAVSNAAQMKPVAYFSMEYAFHESLPIYSGGLGVLAGDHCKSASDLDIPFTAVGMLFHQGYFRQLFDKDGWQNEAYDELDLTTLPIHPAVNAAGEEVRVSVRIAGREIAVKVWTLQVGRIRVLLLDTKLPENSEEDQKLTARLYGGNQELRVQQYVLLGVAGIRALRALDVPAEVYHMNEGHAALMSLERMREYVAGGLDFRTAHETAASSTLFTTHTPVAAGNDAFAYDLMDKYIGEWPGLLHAGRDELYGLARHDQQWDGHMVPAFSMTVFALNMSRAANGVSELHGEVSRGMWNFLYPGAEEREVPIGHVTNGAHNLTFTSQRMRDLLSTVLPADWTERLEDEAMWQAVEKLSDEQLSDVQREMKREMIAFIRGRVREQLQRNGASAADVADVGSLLDENTLTIGFARRFATYKRATLLLRDKKRLAAIVNNPERPVQFVFAGKAHPADNPGKAFIQEIYRVSQEPEFKGKIVILENYDMHVARHLVQGVDIWLNNPRRPLEASGTSGMKASFNGSPNFSVLDGWWREGYDGTNGWPIGEEREYADLNVQDDADAFDLYQRLEHDIAPRYYGKKTGDESWAHTVRDAIETVSPRFSMQRQVIDYVRQYYIPLSLRGARLSENGSTRAREIAGWKAWVRQQWPHTSITAQAHLPATARPGEKVTVSAQVDPAGIRPEELRVEAVLKRGDEVRRFPLTHGEGQSYSAEILLDDSGLYSVGVRMLPLIEGLSNDLEAGLIKWA from the coding sequence TGCCTACCTGGAACGCTACGCGCAGGTGATGGCCGATTTCGACGCCTACATGGGCAAAAAAGACACCTGGGCGGTCAGCAACGCCGCGCAGATGAAGCCGGTGGCCTACTTCAGCATGGAGTACGCCTTCCACGAGTCGCTGCCCATCTATTCGGGCGGCCTCGGCGTGCTGGCGGGCGACCACTGCAAGAGCGCGTCGGACCTCGACATTCCGTTTACCGCCGTGGGGATGCTGTTTCACCAGGGCTACTTCCGGCAACTGTTCGACAAGGACGGCTGGCAGAACGAGGCGTACGACGAACTCGACCTGACCACCCTACCGATTCACCCCGCTGTCAACGCGGCAGGCGAGGAAGTGCGGGTCTCGGTCAGGATTGCCGGGCGCGAGATTGCCGTGAAGGTCTGGACACTGCAAGTCGGGCGCATCCGGGTGCTGCTGCTCGACACCAAGCTGCCGGAAAACAGCGAAGAAGACCAGAAGCTGACGGCCCGGCTCTACGGCGGCAATCAGGAACTCCGCGTTCAGCAGTACGTCCTGCTGGGCGTGGCAGGCATCCGGGCACTGCGGGCGCTGGACGTGCCGGCGGAGGTGTACCACATGAACGAGGGGCACGCCGCCCTGATGAGCCTGGAGCGGATGCGCGAGTACGTGGCGGGCGGGCTGGACTTCCGCACCGCTCATGAAACCGCCGCGAGCAGCACGCTGTTTACCACCCACACCCCCGTCGCGGCGGGCAACGACGCCTTCGCCTACGACCTGATGGACAAGTACATCGGCGAGTGGCCGGGCCTGCTACACGCCGGACGCGACGAACTGTACGGGCTGGCTCGGCACGACCAGCAGTGGGACGGTCACATGGTCCCGGCCTTTTCCATGACTGTGTTCGCGCTGAACATGAGCCGGGCGGCCAACGGCGTGTCCGAACTGCACGGCGAAGTCAGCCGGGGCATGTGGAACTTCCTGTACCCCGGCGCCGAGGAGCGTGAAGTGCCCATCGGTCACGTCACCAACGGGGCGCACAACCTGACCTTCACCAGCCAGCGGATGCGCGACCTGCTGTCCACCGTGCTCCCCGCCGACTGGACCGAGCGCCTGGAAGACGAAGCGATGTGGCAGGCCGTGGAGAAGCTCAGCGACGAGCAACTGAGCGACGTGCAGCGCGAGATGAAGCGCGAGATGATTGCCTTTATCCGGGGCCGGGTGCGCGAACAGCTTCAGCGCAACGGGGCGAGCGCCGCCGACGTGGCGGACGTGGGCAGCTTGCTCGACGAGAACACCCTCACCATCGGCTTTGCCCGCCGCTTTGCGACCTACAAGCGGGCCACGCTGCTGCTGCGCGACAAAAAGCGCCTCGCGGCCATCGTCAACAACCCCGAGCGCCCGGTGCAGTTCGTGTTCGCGGGCAAAGCGCACCCCGCCGACAACCCCGGCAAGGCGTTCATTCAGGAGATTTACCGCGTCAGTCAGGAGCCGGAGTTCAAGGGCAAAATCGTGATTCTGGAAAACTACGACATGCACGTGGCCCGTCACCTCGTGCAGGGCGTGGACATCTGGCTGAACAACCCCCGGCGCCCGCTGGAGGCTTCGGGCACCTCGGGCATGAAGGCCAGTTTCAACGGCTCGCCCAACTTCAGCGTGCTGGACGGCTGGTGGCGCGAAGGCTACGACGGCACCAACGGCTGGCCCATCGGCGAGGAGCGCGAATACGCCGACCTGAACGTGCAGGACGACGCCGACGCCTTCGACCTGTACCAGCGCCTTGAACACGACATCGCCCCGCGCTACTACGGCAAGAAGACCGGCGACGAAAGCTGGGCGCACACCGTCCGCGACGCCATCGAAACGGTCAGCCCGCGCTTTTCCATGCAGCGGCAGGTCATCGACTACGTGCGGCAGTACTACATTCCCCTGTCGCTTCGCGGCGCGAGGCTCAGCGAAAACGGCAGCACCCGCGCCCGCGAAATCGCCGGGTGGAAGGCGTGGGTCCGGCAGCAGTGGCCGCACACCAGCATCACCGCGCAGGCCCACCTGCCCGCCACCGCCCGGCCCGGCGAGAAGGTCACGGTGTCGGCACAGGTCGACCCCGCCGGGATTCGCCCCGAGGAACTGCGCGTGGAAGCGGTCCTCAAGCGCGGCGACGAGGTGCGGCGTTTCCCGCTGACCCACGGCGAGGGGCAGAGCTACAGCGCCGAAATCTTGCTGGACGACAGCGGCCTGTACTCGGTGGGCGTGCGGATGCTGCCGCTGATCGAGGGCCTGAGCAACGACCTCGAAGCGGGACTGATCAAGTGGGCGTGA
- a CDS encoding ABC transporter permease, with protein sequence MTASLPSSRREKGAAPSRWQVLGWQLLGLALILAVWWLLTDKLQLYPPYVFPGPSAVWTEISYGLWGTGPQDGKLLAAIGGSLRRVLTGYVAAVVLGGVVGLLMGAWWPLRATLGAYLTGLQSVPSIAFVPFAILFFGLNERAVLAVVILEGFIPVALAVSGALLNVPPTLRTAGRTLGASGLGLLLRVSLPAALPNVLSGLRTAWSFAWRALVGGELLIAGAKSLGEQLEVGRNTANVALVLSTILIIGIIGGVFDALLRLVEGRVRRNYGLEVGA encoded by the coding sequence ATGACTGCTTCTCTCCCCTCCTCGCGCCGGGAAAAGGGCGCCGCACCTTCGCGCTGGCAGGTGCTGGGCTGGCAACTGCTGGGCTTGGCGCTGATTCTGGCCGTGTGGTGGCTGCTGACCGACAAATTGCAGCTCTATCCGCCCTACGTGTTTCCCGGCCCCAGTGCCGTGTGGACCGAGATTTCCTACGGGCTGTGGGGCACCGGGCCGCAGGACGGCAAGCTGCTCGCGGCCATCGGCGGCAGCCTGCGCCGGGTGCTGACGGGGTACGTGGCGGCGGTGGTGCTCGGCGGCGTGGTCGGCCTGCTGATGGGCGCGTGGTGGCCGCTGCGGGCCACGCTGGGCGCGTACCTGACGGGGCTGCAAAGCGTGCCGAGCATCGCCTTCGTGCCCTTCGCCATCCTGTTTTTCGGGCTGAACGAGCGGGCGGTGCTGGCCGTGGTGATTCTGGAAGGCTTCATTCCGGTGGCGCTGGCGGTGTCGGGGGCGCTGCTCAACGTGCCGCCCACGCTGCGGACGGCGGGGCGCACCCTGGGCGCGAGCGGGCTGGGGCTGCTGCTGCGGGTGTCGCTGCCCGCCGCACTGCCCAACGTGCTCAGCGGGCTGCGCACCGCCTGGAGTTTCGCGTGGCGGGCGCTGGTGGGCGGCGAACTGCTGATTGCCGGAGCCAAGAGTCTGGGCGAACAACTCGAAGTCGGGCGCAACACCGCGAACGTGGCGCTGGTGCTGTCCACCATCCTGATTATCGGCATCATCGGGGGCGTGTTCGACGCGCTGCTGCGGCTGGTCGAGGGCCGGGTGCGGCGCAACTACGGGCTGGAGGTCGGTGCATGA
- a CDS encoding ABC transporter ATP-binding protein yields the protein MTAHGALGQSLDLSGVTYRYGRGGAGVGPLNLHVEPGEFLCIVGPSGSGKSTLLSLLSGFLRPQTGEIRLGGEVVRGPHPALTLVQQEAALFPWLTVGGNVAFGLKGLNAGEKAARVTDALRLVGLGGYESRRPHELSGGQRQRVSIARALAVRPGLLLLDEPFSALDHATRTALADELLGIWWQQKVTVVFVTHQLDEALHLGQRVVALRGGEVALDAPSKGLSVGELKRVLAG from the coding sequence ATGACGGCCCACGGCGCACTGGGACAGAGCCTCGACCTGAGCGGCGTGACCTACCGCTACGGGCGCGGCGGGGCGGGCGTGGGGCCGCTGAACCTGCACGTCGAACCCGGCGAGTTTCTGTGCATCGTGGGGCCGTCGGGGAGCGGCAAAAGCACGCTGCTGTCGCTGCTCTCGGGCTTCCTGCGGCCCCAGACGGGCGAGATTCGGCTCGGCGGCGAGGTCGTGCGCGGCCCGCACCCCGCGCTGACGCTGGTGCAGCAGGAAGCGGCCCTGTTTCCCTGGCTGACGGTGGGCGGGAATGTCGCGTTCGGACTGAAGGGGCTGAACGCCGGGGAGAAGGCGGCGCGGGTGACGGACGCCCTGCGGCTGGTGGGCCTGGGCGGGTACGAGTCTCGCCGCCCGCATGAACTCTCGGGCGGCCAGCGCCAGCGCGTGAGCATCGCCCGCGCCCTGGCCGTGCGTCCGGGACTGCTGCTGCTGGACGAACCGTTCAGTGCGCTCGACCACGCCACCCGCACCGCGCTGGCCGACGAACTGCTCGGCATCTGGTGGCAGCAGAAGGTGACGGTGGTGTTCGTGACGCACCAGCTCGACGAGGCGCTGCACCTGGGTCAGCGGGTGGTCGCGCTGCGCGGCGGCGAGGTCGCGCTGGACGCCCCCAGCAAGGGCCTGAGCGTGGGCGAACTGAAGCGGGTGCTGGCAGGCTGA
- a CDS encoding ABC transporter substrate-binding protein: MNRVSVMLGLTLLPLSQAAQARPLSELLKSGKIVIATDPPYKPFFYEEGGKLTGFEVELGEELARRLGVKVEWKYNKFDTLLIGLGQNRYDMVIASHGITPERLRAVDFSAPDYCSGGTILTTTNGPATAAALKGKAIGVAVGTTYSKIASGVQGAQVKTFPSTTAALQALTARKVDAILVDQFFAYDTASD, from the coding sequence ATGAACAGAGTGTCCGTCATGTTGGGCCTGACCCTGTTGCCGCTGAGCCAGGCGGCCCAGGCCCGTCCCCTGAGCGAGCTGCTGAAATCGGGCAAAATCGTCATCGCCACCGACCCGCCCTACAAGCCTTTTTTCTACGAGGAAGGGGGCAAGCTCACCGGCTTCGAGGTCGAACTGGGCGAAGAACTTGCCCGCCGCCTCGGCGTCAAGGTGGAGTGGAAGTACAACAAATTCGACACGTTGCTCATCGGCCTGGGCCAGAACCGCTACGACATGGTCATCGCCTCGCACGGCATCACCCCCGAGCGCCTGCGGGCCGTCGATTTTTCCGCGCCGGACTACTGCTCGGGCGGCACCATTCTGACCACGACGAACGGCCCGGCCACGGCGGCGGCCCTGAAGGGCAAGGCCATCGGCGTGGCGGTCGGCACCACCTACAGCAAGATTGCCAGCGGGGTTCAGGGCGCTCAGGTCAAGACGTTTCCGTCCACCACTGCGGCGCTGCAAGCCCTCACCGCCCGGAAAGTCGACGCCATTCTGGTCGACCAGTTTTTCGCCTATGATACGGCTTCCGATTGA
- a CDS encoding transporter substrate-binding domain-containing protein, which translates to MKGSAHGKTLKVGQRLTTERVGFAIQKGNASLTGAVNAQMKKMTEDGTYLKLSQKYFGRDVRCK; encoded by the coding sequence ATGAAAGGCAGCGCCCACGGCAAGACGCTGAAGGTCGGCCAGCGCCTGACCACCGAGCGGGTCGGCTTCGCCATTCAGAAGGGCAACGCCTCGCTGACAGGGGCGGTCAATGCCCAGATGAAGAAGATGACGGAGGACGGCACCTATCTCAAGCTGTCGCAGAAGTACTTCGGGCGCGACGTTCGCTGCAAGTAA
- a CDS encoding helix-turn-helix domain-containing protein: protein MTTEPAHALSPLGVLPPAGPTCVHLPLNVTPQELARYAVGLANARGGTVMVGVDVVGDPHAERDAGELHPLMITHAIFELSGGRLTVNVQHQRVPGGARVLTVFVPQAPYVLAAPDGAVMAWDGAHLVPVLPGEGEPVADQDYTAVVPPDASLADLDPAEVGRLRLLGRRIEAAHLPDLDFLQELGLLVPSGGALRPTLAAILLAGTGAALRAHLPQAEVCYFHHATNDVEFQFREDLRRPIPALLLRLSELIQARNRFTPVQVGLFRVEVWDHDESVYREALLNALSHRDYTLRDVVHVHHYPDRLEIMNPGGLPGGITPGNILRHQPKRRNPLLAGVLARLGLVEQAGVGVDKMFSLMLRHGKEPPEYDNYPDAVTLTLHGSAFDSDFVRFVAKKQEELPQLSLDMLIVLSVLSREGEAPRAQLARALQLPEDRTPRLLRQMEDLGLIVRAGVGRGIAYHLAPDVAQSLGQERQRGLSVSPGLPEPVGRPTLLAPAAAAPSPVPAGPAAPRRAPDPAPANPAGPSAGETRAIALTLARERGRVRNADLREVCGLTNQQAWRVLRGLVNAGMLRRLGSGTRDAYYELGEGAGLRVEG from the coding sequence GTGACCACCGAACCCGCCCACGCCCTGTCCCCCCTCGGGGTGTTGCCCCCCGCCGGGCCAACCTGCGTGCACCTGCCGCTGAACGTCACGCCGCAGGAACTCGCCCGCTACGCGGTGGGGCTGGCGAACGCGCGCGGCGGCACGGTCATGGTGGGGGTGGACGTGGTGGGCGACCCCCACGCCGAGCGCGACGCGGGCGAACTGCACCCGCTGATGATTACCCACGCCATCTTCGAGCTGTCGGGCGGGCGGCTCACGGTCAATGTGCAGCATCAGCGGGTGCCGGGCGGGGCGCGGGTGCTGACGGTGTTCGTGCCGCAAGCGCCGTATGTGCTGGCCGCCCCCGACGGCGCGGTGATGGCCTGGGACGGAGCGCACCTCGTCCCCGTGCTGCCGGGCGAAGGCGAGCCGGTGGCCGACCAGGACTACACCGCCGTCGTGCCGCCCGACGCTTCGCTGGCCGACCTCGACCCCGCCGAGGTGGGCAGGTTGCGGCTGCTGGGACGGCGCATCGAGGCCGCCCACCTGCCCGACCTCGACTTTTTGCAGGAACTCGGCCTGCTCGTGCCCAGCGGCGGGGCGCTGCGGCCCACGCTGGCGGCGATTTTGCTGGCGGGCACGGGCGCGGCGCTGCGGGCGCATCTGCCCCAGGCCGAAGTCTGCTATTTCCACCACGCCACCAACGACGTGGAGTTTCAGTTCCGCGAGGACCTGCGCCGCCCGATTCCCGCGCTGCTGCTGCGGCTGTCCGAACTGATTCAGGCCCGCAACCGCTTTACACCCGTGCAGGTGGGCCTGTTCCGGGTGGAGGTCTGGGACCACGACGAATCGGTGTACCGCGAGGCGCTGCTCAACGCCCTCTCGCACCGCGACTACACCCTGCGCGACGTGGTGCATGTCCACCACTACCCCGACCGACTGGAAATCATGAACCCCGGCGGGCTGCCCGGCGGCATCACGCCCGGCAACATCCTGCGCCACCAGCCCAAGCGCCGCAATCCGCTGCTGGCGGGGGTTCTGGCGCGGCTGGGGCTGGTCGAGCAGGCGGGTGTGGGCGTGGACAAGATGTTCAGCCTGATGCTGCGTCACGGCAAGGAGCCGCCCGAATACGACAACTACCCCGACGCGGTGACGCTGACGCTGCACGGGTCGGCCTTCGACTCGGATTTCGTGCGCTTTGTCGCCAAAAAGCAGGAAGAACTGCCGCAACTCTCGCTCGACATGCTGATTGTGCTGAGTGTGCTTTCGCGTGAGGGCGAGGCCCCCCGCGCCCAGCTCGCCCGCGCCCTGCAACTGCCCGAGGACCGCACGCCGAGGCTGCTGCGCCAGATGGAAGACCTCGGGCTGATCGTGCGGGCCGGGGTCGGGCGCGGCATCGCCTACCACCTCGCGCCGGACGTGGCCCAGTCCCTCGGTCAGGAGCGGCAACGCGGCCTGAGCGTGTCCCCCGGCCTGCCCGAACCCGTGGGGCGCCCGACGTTGCTGGCCCCGGCTGCCGCTGCTCCGTCGCCTGTGCCCGCTGGCCCCGCTGCGCCGCGCCGCGCTCCTGATCCGGCTCCGGCCAATCCTGCCGGACCGTCTGCGGGCGAAACCCGCGCCATCGCCCTGACGCTGGCCCGCGAACGGGGCCGGGTCCGCAACGCCGACCTGCGCGAAGTCTGCGGCCTGACCAACCAGCAGGCGTGGCGGGTGCTGCGCGGGCTGGTGAACGCCGGGATGCTGCGGCGACTCGGCAGCGGCACGCGGGACGCCTACTACGAGTTGGGCGAGGGCGCGGGGCTGCGGGTGGAGGGGTAA
- the pyrF gene encoding orotidine-5'-phosphate decarboxylase, which produces MTSPRFAQAVTERTLSLNTRLCVGLDPRLGEYRDVAALRQHTLDVLEASAPYAACVKPQLAFFEALGLPGFTLLEEVCAAARTLGLPVLLDGKRGDIGTTAAAYAAGWLSGPHAGDALTVNPFLGFQTLTPFVQAARENGGAIFVLVKTSNPDQQDVQGQGVSERVAVELARLGAEESLEPGQYASVGAVVGATHPADLATFRNLMPRALLLLPGLGAQGAKAGDLAGAFHSGGTGALASASRAVQYAQGLDVGAAREAAKGLRDELNAALGV; this is translated from the coding sequence ATGACTTCCCCCCGCTTTGCCCAGGCCGTCACCGAGCGCACCCTTTCGCTGAACACCCGCCTGTGCGTGGGCCTCGACCCCCGGCTGGGTGAGTACCGGGACGTGGCCGCGCTCCGGCAGCACACGCTGGACGTGCTGGAAGCGAGTGCGCCCTACGCCGCCTGTGTCAAGCCGCAACTCGCCTTTTTCGAGGCGCTGGGGCTGCCCGGTTTTACGCTGCTGGAAGAGGTCTGCGCCGCCGCCCGCACGCTGGGCCTGCCGGTGCTGCTCGACGGCAAGCGCGGCGACATCGGCACCACCGCCGCCGCCTACGCTGCGGGCTGGCTGAGCGGCCCACACGCGGGCGACGCCCTGACCGTGAACCCGTTTCTGGGCTTCCAGACGCTGACGCCCTTCGTGCAGGCCGCGCGGGAAAACGGCGGCGCGATTTTCGTGCTGGTCAAGACCTCCAACCCCGACCAGCAGGACGTGCAGGGCCAGGGTGTCAGCGAGCGTGTGGCCGTCGAGTTGGCCCGGCTGGGGGCCGAGGAAAGCCTGGAGCCGGGCCAGTACGCCAGCGTGGGCGCGGTGGTCGGGGCCACCCATCCCGCCGACCTCGCCACCTTCCGCAACCTGATGCCGCGTGCGCTGCTGCTGCTGCCGGGGCTGGGGGCGCAGGGCGCGAAAGCGGGCGACCTGGCGGGGGCCTTCCATTCTGGCGGCACCGGGGCACTGGCGAGCGCGAGCCGGGCGGTGCAGTACGCGCAGGGGCTGGACGTGGGCGCGGCGCGGGAGGCGGCGAAGGGCCTGCGCGACGAACTGAACGCGGCGCTGGGGGTGTAA
- a CDS encoding DUF1028 domain-containing protein, with amino-acid sequence MTFSVVGRDPRTGDLGVAVASKFLAVGALVPFVRGGVGAVATQSYVNPNFGPDGLNLLAQGLDPQAIATRFREGDTEIEQRQFGLVGANGQSATFTGTDCHRWAGGWAGPDVAIQGNVLAGPEVVQAMRAAWEAGSERPLPHRLLATLRAGEDAGGDRRGRQSAALVCAGPGRGYGGLTDDWVNLRADDHPDPCGELARLLDLHDLLFGRPQQTRPLTGDELKWLRGLLIRQDYATSLPAGPWDPDTEAAAWALYGTENLEERWAAGGAVDPVALAYLQKRYPEPF; translated from the coding sequence ATGACCTTTTCTGTCGTGGGGCGCGACCCCCGGACCGGCGACCTGGGCGTGGCGGTGGCGAGCAAGTTCCTGGCGGTGGGGGCGCTGGTGCCCTTCGTGCGCGGCGGCGTGGGCGCGGTGGCGACCCAGAGCTATGTCAACCCCAACTTCGGTCCCGACGGGCTGAACCTGCTGGCCCAGGGGCTTGACCCGCAGGCCATCGCCACGCGGTTTCGGGAAGGAGACACAGAGATAGAGCAGCGCCAGTTCGGTCTGGTGGGGGCAAACGGGCAAAGTGCGACGTTCACCGGCACGGACTGTCACCGCTGGGCGGGCGGCTGGGCCGGGCCGGACGTGGCGATTCAGGGCAACGTCCTCGCCGGGCCGGAGGTAGTGCAAGCGATGCGGGCGGCCTGGGAAGCGGGCAGCGAGCGGCCCCTGCCCCACCGCCTGCTCGCCACGCTGCGGGCGGGAGAGGACGCGGGCGGTGACCGGCGCGGGCGGCAGTCGGCGGCGCTGGTGTGCGCGGGACCGGGGCGCGGCTACGGCGGCCTGACCGACGACTGGGTGAACCTGCGGGCCGACGACCACCCCGACCCCTGCGGCGAACTGGCGCGGCTGCTGGACCTTCACGACCTGCTGTTCGGGCGCCCGCAGCAGACCCGCCCGCTGACCGGGGACGAACTGAAGTGGCTGCGCGGGCTGCTCATCCGGCAGGACTACGCCACGTCGCTGCCCGCCGGTCCCTGGGACCCCGACACCGAGGCGGCGGCCTGGGCGCTCTACGGCACCGAGAACCTGGAGGAGCGCTGGGCAGCGGGCGGCGCGGTGGACCCCGTGGCGCTGGCGTACCTGCAGAAGCGCTACCCCGAACCCTTTTGA
- a CDS encoding Rrf2 family transcriptional regulator translates to MRLSATDVYAFQALGFLGTQNPEHWVSSEEISENTGVHRPYLVRILAALSTKGIVKSKKGIGGGYALARKPTLISLCEVVRAVDGPVAPLSCISLNWHEPCVEEGRCHARATVYTRMRDAMLGVLQEFSVEDLVTDARQGVSYGHCLGHLLKPNA, encoded by the coding sequence ATGCGCCTGTCGGCCACCGATGTCTACGCCTTTCAGGCTCTGGGATTCCTGGGCACACAGAACCCGGAGCACTGGGTGTCGAGCGAAGAAATCAGCGAGAACACGGGCGTTCACCGTCCTTACCTCGTCCGTATTCTGGCGGCGCTGTCCACCAAGGGCATCGTCAAGAGCAAAAAAGGCATCGGCGGCGGCTACGCGCTGGCCCGTAAACCCACCCTGATTTCGCTGTGCGAGGTGGTGCGGGCGGTGGACGGCCCGGTGGCCCCGCTGTCGTGTATCAGCCTCAACTGGCACGAGCCGTGCGTGGAGGAGGGACGCTGCCATGCCCGCGCCACCGTCTACACCCGGATGCGCGACGCCATGCTCGGCGTGCTGCAGGAATTCAGCGTCGAGGACCTCGTGACCGACGCGCGGCAGGGCGTGAGCTACGGCCACTGCCTCGGGCACCTGCTCAAGCCCAACGCCTGA
- a CDS encoding bifunctional metallophosphatase/5'-nucleotidase, with the protein MKNNLLLIGAALTLSSCSMVAGPATQDVTVIGVNDLHGNLLPTSFRVPDPADRSKTLTVQAGGIEAIGGVLDEARKANPNTIFVGVGDMTGASPLVSALLRDEPTIKALSDLGMAVNVVGNHEFDYGVQELARFQKGGCNSNAPEKACVFDKTFAGAGFTYLAANVKNSAGQNVLPAYKIVQSGKARIAFVGAVLQATPTVVSPSGVAGLKFEEEAASINAVIPAIKAQKPDAIIALVHQGGTAKDAFDVVDCKTLSGDIVKIAQTLDPAVGAIMTGHTHRGYNCTVAGPDGAPRPVIQGDAYGHLLQRLDLQVDTRAHKLLAVKASNVVVNAATGPKNAAMTALVKRAQEMTDPLAKRQVATLGAEQITRTANAAGESPLGRVIADAQLAAASSPDKGGAVIAFMNPGGIRADLPVNVPNASKGVTYGDVFTVQPFGNVMMVVSLTGAQVKEALEQQFDNPAPGQNRILQVSRGLTYTWDAAKPKGEKVSDLKLGGVALDPAATYRVTMNNFLADGGDGFTVFAKGTERLGGAVDLDALQEYLKAGTVTPDDAARITKLN; encoded by the coding sequence ATGAAAAACAACCTTCTCCTGATTGGTGCCGCCCTGACCCTGAGCAGTTGCTCGATGGTCGCTGGCCCCGCCACCCAAGACGTGACCGTGATTGGCGTCAACGACCTGCACGGCAACCTGCTGCCCACCTCTTTCCGCGTTCCCGACCCCGCCGACCGCAGCAAGACCCTCACCGTCCAGGCGGGCGGCATTGAGGCCATCGGCGGCGTGCTGGACGAAGCCCGCAAAGCCAACCCCAACACCATTTTCGTGGGCGTGGGCGACATGACCGGGGCCAGCCCGCTGGTCAGTGCCCTGCTGCGCGACGAGCCGACCATCAAGGCGCTCAGCGACCTGGGGATGGCGGTCAACGTGGTCGGCAACCACGAATTCGACTATGGCGTGCAGGAACTCGCCCGCTTCCAGAAGGGGGGCTGTAACTCCAACGCCCCCGAGAAAGCCTGTGTGTTCGACAAGACCTTTGCGGGTGCGGGCTTTACCTACCTCGCCGCCAACGTCAAAAACAGCGCGGGTCAGAACGTGCTGCCCGCCTACAAAATCGTGCAGAGCGGCAAGGCCCGCATCGCCTTCGTGGGCGCGGTGCTGCAGGCGACCCCCACCGTCGTTTCGCCTTCCGGTGTGGCGGGCCTGAAGTTCGAGGAAGAAGCGGCTTCCATCAACGCCGTGATTCCCGCCATCAAGGCGCAGAAACCCGACGCCATCATCGCGCTCGTTCACCAGGGCGGCACGGCCAAGGACGCCTTCGACGTGGTGGACTGCAAGACGCTCAGCGGCGACATCGTCAAGATTGCCCAGACCCTCGACCCGGCAGTGGGGGCCATCATGACCGGGCACACCCACCGGGGCTACAACTGCACGGTGGCCGGGCCGGACGGCGCCCCGCGCCCGGTGATTCAGGGCGACGCCTACGGCCACCTGCTGCAACGCCTCGACCTGCAGGTGGACACCCGCGCCCACAAGCTGCTGGCGGTCAAGGCGAGCAACGTCGTGGTGAACGCCGCGACTGGCCCCAAGAACGCCGCCATGACCGCACTCGTGAAGCGGGCGCAGGAAATGACCGACCCCCTCGCCAAGCGTCAGGTCGCCACGCTGGGGGCCGAGCAGATCACCCGCACCGCGAATGCCGCTGGTGAAAGTCCGCTGGGCCGCGTGATTGCCGACGCGCAACTCGCCGCCGCGAGCAGCCCCGACAAGGGCGGAGCCGTCATCGCCTTCATGAACCCCGGCGGCATCCGCGCCGACCTGCCCGTGAACGTGCCCAACGCGAGCAAGGGCGTGACCTACGGCGACGTGTTCACGGTGCAACCTTTTGGCAACGTGATGATGGTGGTGTCTCTGACCGGCGCCCAGGTCAAGGAAGCCCTGGAGCAGCAGTTCGACAACCCCGCGCCCGGCCAGAACCGCATCCTGCAAGTCAGCCGGGGCCTGACCTACACCTGGGACGCCGCCAAGCCCAAGGGTGAGAAGGTCAGCGACCTCAAGCTGGGCGGCGTAGCCCTCGACCCCGCCGCCACCTACCGCGTGACCATGAACAACTTCCTGGCAGACGGCGGCGACGGCTTCACCGTCTTTGCCAAGGGCACCGAGCGCCTCGGCGGGGCGGTGGACCTCGACGCCTTGCAGGAGTACCTGAAGGCCGGGACGGTCACGCCCGACGACGCGGCCCGGATCACCAAGCTGAACTGA